The Micromonospora sp. M71_S20 genome window below encodes:
- a CDS encoding aminotransferase class V-fold PLP-dependent enzyme — protein sequence MIDDEADRRALPGNGLPAERVLAEVSALRGADRPTHGGRLFAYVYDPAVPGLDELAAAAYAGSAHVNGLDPTAFPSLLAMENALVGAAARLLGGGPGSAAPDVVGSVTSGGTESLILAVKAARDAHPEIAVPRIVVPASAHAAFAKAAHYLRVAVDTVPVSAATLRPAAADVAAAIGPETVLVACSAPSYAHGVVDPVAEIAGAAAAAGVRCHVDACFGGWTLPYLRRLGADVPPFDFAVAGVTSISVDLHKYAYAPKGVSVLLHRDPALRAPQYFAYADWPGYTMVNPVIASTRSGGPIAAAYATLRHLGDDGYLRLAAATRDAVAGLADAVRAVDGLRLMAEPESTVVCFTATDPGLDLFVLVDELAARGWHTQPQLSYADLPPSVHLTVTAAVAPRVAEFGPDLADAVAATRAAGPVTLPAELLALATTLTPDALTPDLVAGLAAGLGLTGPTPAGAAGAAGAAGAAGAAGAADAAGPAGPAGPDDAAGPVGSPPGRMAVVNTLLDAAPPALRERLLVEFVGLLQRPTW from the coding sequence ATGATCGACGACGAAGCTGACCGGCGGGCCCTGCCCGGCAACGGGCTGCCCGCCGAGCGGGTGCTGGCGGAGGTGTCGGCGCTGCGGGGCGCCGACCGGCCCACGCACGGGGGGCGGCTGTTCGCGTACGTCTACGACCCGGCGGTGCCGGGGCTGGACGAGCTGGCCGCCGCCGCGTATGCCGGCAGCGCCCACGTCAACGGGCTCGACCCGACGGCCTTCCCGTCGCTGCTGGCGATGGAGAACGCGCTGGTCGGTGCGGCCGCCCGGCTGCTCGGCGGCGGCCCCGGCAGCGCCGCGCCGGACGTCGTCGGCAGCGTCACCAGCGGCGGCACGGAGTCGCTGATCCTCGCGGTCAAGGCCGCCCGGGACGCCCACCCGGAGATCGCCGTGCCCCGGATCGTGGTGCCGGCCAGCGCGCACGCCGCGTTCGCCAAGGCGGCGCACTACCTGCGGGTCGCCGTGGACACGGTGCCCGTGTCGGCGGCGACGCTGCGGCCGGCCGCCGCCGACGTGGCCGCCGCCATCGGCCCGGAGACCGTGCTGGTGGCCTGCTCCGCCCCCTCGTACGCGCACGGCGTGGTCGACCCGGTCGCCGAGATCGCCGGAGCGGCCGCCGCCGCCGGGGTGCGCTGCCACGTGGACGCGTGCTTCGGGGGCTGGACCCTGCCGTACCTGCGCCGCCTCGGGGCGGACGTGCCGCCGTTCGACTTCGCGGTCGCGGGGGTCACCTCGATCTCGGTGGACCTGCACAAGTACGCGTACGCCCCGAAGGGCGTGTCGGTGCTGCTGCACCGCGATCCGGCGCTGCGCGCCCCGCAGTACTTCGCGTACGCGGACTGGCCCGGCTACACGATGGTCAACCCGGTCATCGCCTCCACCCGCTCCGGTGGGCCGATCGCCGCCGCGTACGCCACCCTGCGGCACCTCGGCGACGACGGGTACCTGCGGCTCGCGGCGGCCACGCGGGACGCCGTCGCCGGCCTCGCCGACGCCGTCCGCGCGGTCGACGGGCTGCGTCTGATGGCCGAGCCGGAGTCGACCGTCGTCTGCTTCACCGCCACCGATCCGGGCCTCGACCTCTTCGTGCTGGTCGACGAGCTGGCCGCCCGGGGCTGGCACACCCAGCCGCAGCTGTCGTACGCCGACCTGCCGCCGAGCGTGCACCTGACGGTGACCGCGGCGGTGGCGCCGCGGGTGGCCGAGTTCGGCCCGGACCTGGCCGACGCCGTGGCCGCCACCCGGGCCGCCGGGCCGGTGACGCTCCCCGCCGAGCTGCTCGCGCTCGCGACCACACTCACCCCCGACGCGCTCACCCCGGACCTGGTCGCGGGCCTGGCCGCCGGCCTGGGCCTGACCGGCCCCACCCCCGCCGGAGCGGCCGGTGCCGCCGGAGCGGCCGGTGCCGCCGGAGCGGCCGGTGCCGCCGACGCGGCCGGTCCCGCCGGTCCCGCCGGTCCCGACGACGCCGCCGGACCCGTGGGTTCGCCGCCGGGGCGGATGGCGGTGGTGAACACCCTGCTCGACGCCGCGCCGCCAGCGCTGCGGGAACGCCTGCTGGTGGAGTTCGTCGGCCTGCTGCAACGTCCCACCTGGTGA
- a CDS encoding prenyltransferase/squalene oxidase repeat-containing protein, with amino-acid sequence MVDIDAAVGFVVAHGDAVDRARLSRLRTGAPPPPELLDDAEVGQALDGGWPPTLDGAVSSVDATCFRLSELDDLGALGRPAARRALDWLAARQLPDGGWEEDPALADVAPEWARPGDPEAGFHLTANAGFWLTVAGLDARAAGPLDHRVGGAYAGVVHAAAQSLVARLRPDGGWPSFLPGGWLSAAVLHRQEMFHEAARIQVILAERVPEMSPGDVAWLAATLRRVGIDGQDWLLGRARRRLAETQRSDGGWSSDDGHQFDVHTTLSAIRACR; translated from the coding sequence GTGGTCGACATCGATGCGGCGGTCGGGTTCGTCGTGGCACACGGGGACGCGGTGGACCGCGCCCGTCTGTCCCGGCTGCGCACCGGCGCGCCGCCACCTCCCGAACTGCTCGACGACGCCGAGGTCGGCCAGGCGCTTGACGGCGGTTGGCCGCCGACGCTGGACGGCGCTGTCTCCTCGGTGGACGCCACCTGTTTCCGCCTGTCCGAGCTGGACGATCTCGGTGCGCTCGGCCGTCCGGCCGCCCGCCGGGCGCTGGACTGGCTGGCCGCCCGTCAGCTGCCCGACGGCGGCTGGGAGGAGGACCCGGCGCTGGCCGACGTCGCCCCCGAGTGGGCCCGGCCGGGCGACCCCGAGGCGGGGTTCCACCTGACCGCGAACGCCGGGTTCTGGCTGACCGTCGCCGGCCTGGACGCGCGGGCGGCCGGACCGCTCGACCACCGTGTCGGCGGCGCGTACGCGGGCGTCGTGCACGCCGCCGCGCAGTCGCTCGTCGCCCGGCTGCGCCCGGACGGCGGCTGGCCGTCCTTCCTGCCCGGCGGCTGGCTCAGCGCGGCGGTCCTGCACCGGCAGGAGATGTTCCACGAGGCGGCGCGGATCCAGGTGATCCTCGCGGAACGGGTGCCGGAGATGTCTCCCGGCGACGTGGCCTGGTTGGCCGCGACGCTGCGCCGCGTCGGCATCGACGGGCAGGACTGGCTGCTGGGGCGGGCGCGGCGGCGGCTGGCCGAGACCCAGCGCAGCGACGGCGGATGGTCCAGCGACGACGGGCACCAGTTCGACGTGCACACCACGCTGAGCGCGATCCGGGCCTGCCGCTGA
- a CDS encoding SigE family RNA polymerase sigma factor produces MTVTMGARANEPPPTVDAPAGGGGAAITFDDFYHAHFRSVTAQLCAYTGDLGQAQDLAQEAFCRALARWDRLVRYDDPVAWIRRVAWNLARSRWRRLRTARSHLLRQRRVETQVPGPTPDRVAIDRALAALPEKHRRAVVLHYLADMSVAQIAVQEGVAEGTVKSWLHRGRAVLATLLDENPEGVGHA; encoded by the coding sequence GTGACAGTGACGATGGGGGCCCGCGCCAACGAACCACCTCCGACGGTCGACGCGCCGGCCGGCGGGGGCGGGGCGGCGATCACCTTCGACGACTTCTACCACGCGCACTTCCGCAGCGTGACCGCGCAGCTCTGCGCGTACACCGGAGACCTGGGCCAGGCCCAGGACCTGGCCCAGGAGGCGTTCTGCCGGGCGCTCGCCCGGTGGGACCGGCTGGTCCGCTACGACGACCCGGTGGCCTGGATCCGGCGGGTGGCCTGGAACCTCGCCCGCAGCCGGTGGCGTCGACTGCGTACCGCCCGGAGCCACCTGCTGCGGCAGCGGCGGGTGGAGACGCAGGTGCCGGGCCCGACGCCGGACCGGGTGGCCATCGACAGGGCGCTCGCGGCGCTGCCCGAGAAACACCGCCGGGCCGTCGTCCTGCACTATCTCGCCGACATGTCCGTCGCCCAGATCGCCGTCCAGGAGGGGGTGGCCGAGGGAACGGTCAAGTCGTGGCTGCACCGGGGCCGCGCCGTCCTGGCCACCCTGCTCGACGAGAACCCGGAGGGAGTCGGTCATGCCTGA
- a CDS encoding DUF3152 domain-containing protein yields MVGLGVTLLLAATAAVTLTRTGDRATVPTSGDGNRTSYAAGADKPARPPAYPRTGTGDFTAAPGDSPVRGTDGPVRYYRVAVEQGTGQDVAAFAATVDEVLGDPRSWIASEELRLRRVAEAADADFTVYLATPGTSERMCAEGGLSTEGYTSCQLPGQVIINLARWLEAVPDYGAPLEIYRAYVVNHEVGHELGEVHQACPGPGEPAPVMQQQTYGLDGCAANAWPYVDGSRYDGEVVPGT; encoded by the coding sequence GTGGTGGGGCTCGGCGTGACCCTGCTGCTCGCGGCGACCGCCGCCGTGACGCTGACCCGGACCGGCGACCGCGCGACCGTGCCGACCTCGGGCGACGGGAACCGGACGTCGTACGCGGCGGGGGCGGACAAGCCCGCACGGCCGCCCGCCTACCCCCGCACGGGTACGGGCGACTTCACCGCCGCGCCCGGCGACTCCCCGGTGCGGGGCACCGACGGGCCGGTCCGGTACTACCGGGTGGCCGTGGAGCAGGGCACCGGCCAGGACGTCGCCGCCTTCGCCGCCACCGTGGACGAGGTGCTGGGCGATCCCCGCAGCTGGATCGCCTCGGAGGAGCTGCGGCTGCGGCGGGTGGCGGAGGCGGCCGACGCCGACTTCACCGTCTACCTCGCCACACCGGGCACCTCGGAGCGGATGTGCGCCGAGGGCGGGCTGAGCACCGAGGGCTACACCTCCTGCCAACTCCCGGGCCAGGTGATCATCAACCTGGCGCGCTGGCTGGAGGCGGTCCCCGACTACGGGGCGCCGCTGGAGATCTACCGCGCCTACGTGGTCAACCACGAGGTGGGCCACGAGCTGGGCGAGGTGCACCAGGCCTGCCCGGGCCCCGGCGAGCCGGCCCCGGTGATGCAGCAGCAGACGTACGGGCTGGACGGCTGCGCCGCCAACGCCTGGCCGTACGTCGACGGCTCGCGCTACGACGGCGAGGTCGTTCCCGGCACCTGA
- a CDS encoding YbaB/EbfC family nucleoid-associated protein, which yields MLGESALEQQLAQARAALREVGGAAAPRERSESVAEAADGRIRVTLGTDGRVSAVDIDPRVLREGSEYLAAELRQAVNAALDGQDDGVAASEPMPDLAAMTATIERLQDQGLRQMREISQAVSETMRKLHGS from the coding sequence ATGCTGGGCGAGAGTGCCCTGGAACAGCAACTGGCGCAGGCGCGGGCCGCGCTGCGCGAGGTGGGTGGCGCCGCCGCACCCCGGGAGCGTTCGGAGTCGGTGGCCGAGGCCGCCGACGGCCGGATCCGGGTCACGCTCGGCACCGACGGCCGGGTCAGCGCCGTCGACATCGACCCGCGGGTGCTCCGGGAGGGCTCGGAATACCTCGCCGCCGAGCTGCGCCAGGCGGTCAACGCCGCGCTCGACGGCCAGGACGACGGGGTCGCCGCCAGCGAACCGATGCCCGACCTCGCCGCGATGACCGCCACGATCGAACGCCTCCAGGACCAGGGCCTGCGGCAGATGCGGGAGATCAGCCAGGCCGTCAGCGAGACAATGCGGAAACTGCACGGGAGCTGA
- a CDS encoding MFS transporter: MDAPSGGAAPVAGVLPRRVHAGYALGSLATGAFGTVPGLLLLPYLTDTLGVAAGAAALLVLLPKAWDVLVNPVAGRISDRTRSRWGARRPYLLGAGLALGVLFAAIFAAPFGAGPAAGAYVAVAFLATATAFAFFQVPYVAMPAELTGDYAERTRLMSWRIAVLALAILVSGAVAPLVRDAGGGGVPGHRWMGLFVAALIVLGALGAFLGTRSAPGGTVGESEPTLRAQLAVAARNRPFRALLVCFVVQSAGVATVLAGVNYFADQILRDPKGGPTVLFACFVGPALLVMPLWTRVGARVGKLAALVAASLIFAVGALALVAAPVLPPPAVYLLVALIGVGYAGQQVFALAMLPDCIAYDTARTGRRQAGVFTGLWTAGETFGLALGPGIFGLVLQLSGYVSSDTGTAASQSDTARLGILIGFTVLPALLVGLAVLALRPYDLTPARLAAVEADPTARTHPADHAVVVGDESR, translated from the coding sequence ATGGACGCGCCCTCGGGTGGAGCTGCTCCGGTCGCTGGCGTGCTGCCGCGCCGGGTGCACGCCGGTTATGCGCTCGGATCGCTGGCCACGGGCGCGTTCGGCACCGTGCCCGGCCTGCTCCTGCTGCCGTACCTGACCGACACCCTCGGCGTCGCGGCGGGCGCGGCGGCCCTGCTGGTGCTCCTGCCGAAGGCGTGGGACGTGCTGGTCAACCCGGTCGCCGGCCGGATCTCCGACCGCACCCGGTCGCGCTGGGGCGCCCGCCGGCCGTACCTGCTGGGCGCCGGGCTCGCCCTCGGCGTGCTCTTCGCCGCCATCTTCGCCGCGCCGTTCGGCGCCGGGCCGGCCGCCGGGGCGTACGTGGCGGTGGCCTTCCTCGCCACCGCCACCGCGTTCGCCTTCTTCCAGGTGCCGTACGTGGCGATGCCGGCGGAGCTGACCGGCGACTACGCCGAACGTACCCGGCTGATGAGCTGGCGGATCGCGGTGCTGGCGCTGGCCATCCTGGTCTCCGGCGCGGTGGCCCCGCTGGTGCGCGACGCCGGCGGGGGAGGCGTCCCCGGGCACCGCTGGATGGGGCTCTTCGTCGCCGCTCTGATCGTGCTCGGCGCGCTCGGCGCGTTCCTCGGCACCCGCTCCGCGCCCGGCGGCACGGTGGGGGAGAGCGAGCCGACGCTGCGCGCCCAGCTCGCCGTCGCCGCCCGCAACCGACCGTTCCGGGCGCTGCTGGTCTGCTTCGTGGTGCAGTCCGCCGGGGTGGCCACCGTCCTCGCCGGGGTCAACTACTTCGCGGACCAGATCCTGCGCGATCCCAAGGGCGGGCCGACCGTCCTGTTCGCCTGCTTCGTCGGGCCCGCGCTGCTGGTGATGCCGCTCTGGACCCGGGTCGGGGCGCGGGTCGGCAAGCTCGCCGCCCTGGTCGCCGCCTCGCTGATCTTCGCGGTGGGCGCGCTGGCCCTGGTCGCCGCCCCGGTGCTGCCCCCGCCCGCGGTCTACCTGCTGGTCGCGCTGATCGGCGTCGGCTACGCCGGGCAGCAGGTGTTCGCCCTCGCCATGCTCCCGGACTGCATCGCGTACGACACGGCGCGCACCGGCCGGCGGCAGGCCGGCGTCTTCACCGGGCTCTGGACGGCCGGGGAGACCTTCGGGCTGGCCCTCGGGCCGGGCATCTTCGGCCTGGTGCTCCAGCTCAGCGGCTACGTCTCCTCCGACACCGGCACGGCGGCAAGCCAGTCCGACACCGCCCGGCTGGGCATCCTGATCGGCTTCACCGTCCTCCCCGCCCTCCTGGTGGGCCTGGCGGTCCTCGCCCTGCGCCCCTACGACCTGACCCCGGCCCGCCTGGCCGCCGTCGAGGCCGACCCGACCGCCCGTACCCACCCCGCCGATCATGCGGTTGTGGTGGGGGACGAAAGCCGCTGA
- a CDS encoding WXG100 family type VII secretion target, whose translation MESLDVDIDALGRGADELEQAKESVRQVFEGFQAAVGGYAAAFGGDDIGSLLGVAHQACVDALAECLGTNITELESYVDGLRGMADGYRAAEENVAASFRSILGSLGG comes from the coding sequence GTGGAGAGCCTCGACGTCGACATCGACGCGCTGGGTCGCGGCGCGGACGAGCTGGAGCAGGCCAAGGAGTCCGTCCGCCAGGTCTTCGAGGGCTTCCAGGCGGCGGTCGGCGGCTACGCCGCGGCCTTCGGCGGCGACGACATCGGGTCGCTGCTGGGCGTCGCCCACCAGGCGTGCGTGGACGCGCTGGCCGAGTGCCTCGGCACCAACATCACCGAGCTGGAGAGCTACGTCGACGGCCTGCGCGGGATGGCCGACGGCTACCGCGCCGCCGAGGAGAACGTGGCCGCGTCCTTCCGCTCGATCCTCGGCTCGCTGGGCGGTTGA
- the moeZ gene encoding adenylyltransferase/sulfurtransferase MoeZ, with protein MSLPPLVEPAAELTVDEIRRYSRHLIIPDVGVEGQKRLKNARVLCVGAGGLGSPALMYLAAAGVGTLGIIDFDTVDESNLQRQIIHGVSDVGRSKAESAASSIREINPLVNVEIHNTALDRENVRDIFSRYDLIVDGTDNFATRYMVNDAAVLLGKPYVWGSIYRFDGQASVFWAEHGPCYRCLYPEPPPPGMVPSCAEGGVLGVLCASIGSIQVNEAIKLLAGIGEPLVGRLMVYDALEMEYRKIKVRKDPNCVLCGENPTVTDLLEDYEDFCGAVSVEAQEAVVDATITALELKEWQDAGKDIFLVDVREPAEYEIVRIPGATLIPKGEIISGEALAKLPQDRQIVLHCKSGVRSAEALAALKAAGFRDAVHVQGGVLSWIKQIDPSLPAY; from the coding sequence GTGTCGTTGCCCCCGCTCGTCGAGCCCGCCGCCGAGCTGACCGTTGACGAGATCCGCCGCTACTCGCGCCACCTGATCATCCCGGACGTCGGGGTCGAGGGGCAGAAGCGGCTGAAGAACGCCCGGGTGCTCTGTGTCGGTGCCGGCGGCCTCGGCTCGCCGGCCCTGATGTACCTCGCCGCCGCCGGGGTCGGCACGCTCGGCATCATCGACTTCGACACCGTCGACGAGTCCAACCTCCAGCGCCAGATCATCCACGGCGTCTCCGACGTCGGCCGCTCCAAGGCCGAGTCGGCCGCGTCCTCGATCCGCGAGATCAACCCGCTGGTCAACGTGGAGATCCACAACACCGCGCTGGACCGCGAGAACGTCCGCGACATCTTCTCCCGCTACGACCTGATCGTCGACGGCACCGACAACTTCGCCACCCGCTACATGGTCAACGACGCGGCGGTGCTGCTCGGCAAGCCGTACGTCTGGGGGTCGATCTACCGCTTCGACGGCCAGGCGTCGGTGTTCTGGGCCGAGCACGGCCCCTGCTACCGCTGCCTCTACCCGGAGCCCCCGCCGCCCGGCATGGTCCCCTCCTGCGCCGAGGGCGGCGTGCTCGGCGTGCTCTGCGCGTCGATCGGCTCCATCCAGGTCAACGAGGCGATCAAGCTGCTCGCCGGCATCGGGGAGCCGCTGGTCGGCCGGCTGATGGTCTACGACGCCCTGGAGATGGAGTACCGCAAGATCAAGGTCCGCAAGGACCCGAACTGCGTGCTCTGCGGCGAGAACCCCACGGTCACCGACCTGCTGGAGGACTACGAGGACTTCTGCGGCGCGGTGTCGGTGGAGGCCCAGGAGGCGGTGGTCGACGCGACCATCACCGCGCTTGAGCTCAAGGAGTGGCAGGACGCCGGGAAGGACATCTTCCTCGTCGACGTCCGCGAGCCGGCCGAGTACGAGATCGTCCGGATCCCCGGCGCGACGCTGATCCCCAAGGGCGAGATCATCTCGGGCGAGGCGCTCGCCAAGCTGCCGCAGGACCGGCAGATCGTGCTGCACTGCAAGTCCGGGGTCCGCTCGGCGGAGGCGCTCGCCGCGCTCAAGGCGGCCGGCTTCCGCGACGCGGTGCACGTGCAGGGCGGCGTGCTCTCCTGGATCAAGCAGATCGACCCGTCGCTGCCGGCGTACTGA
- a CDS encoding SUKH-4 family immunity protein: protein MAADPRFRSLWNEDELIPYPREAWLEGGFDPDMLPAGDEIPLDVAVVYTAFLEGDIELFDTIQLSTEDGSLDIRLIVVGAVADNPDLLYVLDPRTGEILQFDLEQQDVQAVNSNFRTFVEFLYQFALFVEADEGKPGRAERAETLRTVLESIDRAAFAPDAWWPLVISQLK, encoded by the coding sequence ATGGCCGCTGACCCCCGGTTCCGCTCACTGTGGAACGAGGACGAGCTCATCCCGTACCCGCGCGAGGCGTGGCTGGAGGGGGGATTCGACCCCGACATGCTGCCCGCCGGCGACGAGATCCCGCTCGACGTGGCGGTCGTCTACACCGCGTTCCTCGAAGGCGACATCGAGCTGTTCGACACGATCCAGCTCAGCACCGAGGACGGCTCGCTGGACATCCGGCTGATCGTGGTGGGCGCGGTCGCCGACAACCCCGACCTGCTCTACGTGCTCGACCCGAGGACCGGCGAGATCCTCCAGTTCGACCTGGAGCAGCAGGACGTCCAGGCCGTCAACAGCAACTTCCGCACCTTCGTCGAGTTCCTCTACCAGTTCGCGCTCTTCGTGGAGGCCGACGAGGGCAAGCCGGGCCGGGCCGAGCGGGCGGAGACGCTGCGCACCGTCCTGGAGAGCATCGACCGCGCCGCGTTCGCCCCGGACGCCTGGTGGCCGCTGGTGATCAGCCAGCTCAAGTGA
- a CDS encoding MGMT family protein has translation MRPDEYVEAVLELVERIPPGRVMSYGAVADALAERSGRASARLVGSIMARHGGGVPWHRVVNAAGRLPPGHEREARDRLRAEGTPLRGDGVDMRASWSPEEGM, from the coding sequence GTGAGACCTGACGAGTACGTCGAGGCGGTGCTGGAGCTGGTCGAGCGGATCCCGCCGGGCCGGGTGATGTCGTACGGGGCGGTGGCCGACGCGCTGGCCGAACGCTCGGGGCGGGCGTCGGCCCGGCTGGTCGGCTCGATCATGGCCCGGCACGGCGGGGGCGTGCCCTGGCACCGGGTGGTGAACGCGGCCGGCCGCCTGCCGCCCGGCCACGAGCGGGAGGCGCGGGACCGGCTGCGCGCCGAGGGGACGCCGCTGCGCGGCGACGGGGTGGACATGAGGGCGAGCTGGTCCCCCGAGGAGGGGATGTGA
- the proB gene encoding glutamate 5-kinase, translating to MRTRRGPPAPTTQNGRVRDMVTAARRVVVKIGSSSLTTAAGGLDDGRVDALVGTLGALAAEGREVVLVSSGAIAAGLAPLGLSRRPRDLATQQAAASVGQGLLIGRYAAAFARHGLTVGQVLLTVDDVTRRAHYRNAYRTLRKLLDLRAVPIVNENDTVATEEIRFGDNDRLAALVAALVHADLLVLLSDVDALWTGDPASPGSSRISEVLDERDLTGIDIGGAGRAGVGTGGMVTKVEAARIATGFGIPVVLTAAPLAAPVLAGEPVGTLFHPSRRRPTARLFWLAHATTPRGRLHLDPGAVAAVVGRRKSLLPAGITAVDGAFTAGDPVDLVDVEGAPVARGLVNYDAVELPGLLGRSTTELAAALGPAYEREVVHRDDLVLL from the coding sequence ATGAGAACGCGCCGGGGCCCGCCCGCACCGACCACGCAGAATGGGCGGGTGCGCGACATGGTCACGGCGGCCCGGCGGGTCGTCGTCAAGATCGGTTCCTCCTCGTTGACCACCGCCGCCGGCGGGCTGGACGACGGGCGGGTCGACGCGCTCGTCGGCACCCTGGGCGCGCTCGCCGCCGAGGGCCGGGAGGTCGTACTGGTCAGCTCCGGCGCGATCGCGGCCGGCCTCGCGCCGCTGGGGCTGTCCCGGCGTCCGCGCGACCTGGCCACCCAGCAGGCCGCCGCCAGCGTCGGGCAGGGCCTGCTGATCGGCCGGTACGCCGCCGCCTTCGCCCGGCACGGGCTCACCGTCGGGCAGGTCCTGCTCACCGTCGACGACGTGACCCGGCGGGCGCACTACCGCAACGCGTACCGCACCCTGCGCAAGCTGCTCGACCTGCGGGCGGTGCCGATCGTCAACGAGAACGACACGGTCGCCACCGAGGAGATCCGGTTCGGCGACAACGACCGGCTGGCCGCCCTCGTCGCCGCCCTGGTCCACGCCGACCTGCTGGTGCTCCTCTCCGACGTGGACGCCCTCTGGACCGGCGACCCCGCCAGCCCGGGCTCCAGTCGGATCAGCGAGGTGCTCGACGAGCGGGACCTGACCGGGATCGACATCGGCGGCGCCGGCCGGGCCGGCGTGGGCACCGGCGGCATGGTGACGAAGGTGGAGGCGGCCCGGATCGCGACCGGATTCGGCATCCCGGTGGTGCTGACCGCCGCGCCGCTGGCCGCCCCGGTGCTGGCCGGCGAGCCCGTCGGCACCCTGTTCCACCCGAGCCGCCGCCGCCCGACGGCCCGGCTCTTCTGGCTGGCCCACGCCACCACCCCCCGGGGGCGGCTGCATCTCGACCCGGGCGCGGTCGCGGCGGTGGTGGGCCGACGCAAGTCGCTGCTGCCCGCCGGGATCACGGCCGTGGACGGGGCGTTCACCGCCGGCGACCCGGTCGACCTGGTGGACGTCGAGGGCGCGCCGGTCGCCCGGGGACTGGTCAACTACGACGCGGTCGAGCTGCCCGGGCTGCTCGGCCGGTCCACCACGGAACTCGCCGCGGCGCTCGGCCCGGCGTACGAACGGGAGGTCGTCCACCGCGACGACCTCGTACTGCTGTGA
- a CDS encoding glutamate-5-semialdehyde dehydrogenase, translating into MSVSEQARRARTAAEALAVATRTAKDAALVAMADALVARTPEILAANATDLADGREAGLSEAVLDRLALDAGRVAGIADALRQMAALPDPVGEVVRGSTLPNGLELRQIRVPFGVVGIIYEARPNVTVDATGICLKSGNAALLRGSSSAANSNAALVAVLRDAVGDAGLPADAVQLLDATSRDSVKELMRARGLVDVLIPRGGASLIRTVVEESTVPVIETGVGNCHVYVDAAADLSKAVAIALNAKTQRLSTCNTAESLLVHAAVADAFLPPVLAAFAEAGVTVHGDDRVAAHSAAVRPATDEDFATEYLSADISVAVVDSLDAAVAHIRRYGTGHTEAIVTDSTTAARDFVARVDAAAVMVNASTRFTDGGEFGFGAEIGISTQKLHARGPMGLPELTSTKYVVTGNGHLRG; encoded by the coding sequence ATGAGCGTGAGCGAACAGGCCCGACGGGCGCGTACGGCGGCGGAGGCGCTGGCCGTCGCCACGCGTACGGCCAAGGACGCCGCGCTGGTGGCGATGGCCGACGCGCTGGTGGCGCGTACGCCGGAGATCCTGGCCGCGAACGCGACGGACCTGGCGGACGGGCGCGAGGCCGGGCTGAGCGAGGCCGTGCTGGACCGGCTGGCCCTCGACGCGGGGCGGGTGGCCGGCATCGCCGACGCGCTGCGGCAGATGGCCGCGCTGCCGGACCCGGTGGGCGAGGTGGTCCGGGGCTCGACCCTGCCCAACGGGCTGGAACTGCGCCAGATCCGGGTGCCGTTCGGCGTGGTGGGCATCATCTACGAGGCCCGGCCGAACGTGACGGTCGACGCCACCGGCATCTGCCTGAAGTCCGGCAACGCGGCGCTGCTGCGCGGCTCCTCGTCGGCGGCCAACTCCAACGCGGCCCTGGTCGCCGTGCTGCGGGACGCGGTGGGCGACGCGGGCCTGCCGGCGGACGCGGTGCAACTGCTCGACGCCACCAGCCGCGACTCGGTCAAGGAGCTGATGCGCGCCCGGGGCCTGGTCGACGTGCTGATCCCGCGCGGCGGCGCGTCCCTGATCCGCACGGTGGTGGAGGAGTCCACCGTGCCGGTGATCGAGACCGGGGTGGGCAACTGCCACGTCTACGTCGACGCCGCCGCCGACCTGTCGAAGGCCGTCGCCATCGCGCTCAACGCGAAGACCCAGCGGCTCTCCACCTGCAACACCGCCGAGTCGCTGCTCGTGCACGCGGCGGTCGCCGACGCCTTCCTGCCGCCGGTGCTGGCCGCCTTCGCCGAGGCCGGCGTCACCGTGCACGGCGACGACCGGGTCGCCGCCCACTCGGCCGCGGTGCGACCCGCCACCGACGAGGACTTCGCCACCGAGTACCTCTCGGCCGACATCTCGGTGGCCGTCGTCGACTCGCTCGACGCGGCGGTCGCGCACATCCGGCGGTACGGCACCGGGCACACCGAGGCGATCGTCACCGACTCGACCACCGCCGCCCGGGATTTCGTCGCCCGGGTGGACGCGGCGGCCGTGATGGTCAACGCCTCGACCCGGTTCACCGACGGGGGCGAGTTCGGCTTCGGCGCCGAGATCGGCATCTCCACGCAGAAGCTGCACGCCCGCGGCCCGATGGGCCTGCCCGAGCTGACCTCCACCAAGTACGTGGTGACCGGGAACGGCCACCTGCGCGGCTGA